The following are from one region of the Bradyrhizobium septentrionale genome:
- a CDS encoding helix-turn-helix transcriptional regulator: MSRALAVFHGRFGRATVYQLNRPFNVHAHREGHLIFHVGGTPAQIDVSEQRLLLKDDTVVAVNPWEPHNFLPTDMDHGAIFFVLYVNAEWFAPTANAQGLRFGRTFFPRTETLDRLIRRTAALVCGAPSLRSLDCELRQLIDSCYEESWQTAQETPAAAAVTDFRVRKSIKLMSESPGAEIELDDIAREAGLSRPHFYRLFRTQTGVTPHLYMNTLIMEQALDALVATETPIADIGFDLGFSSQSGFTRFFAANVGMAPTDYRRAAKVLRP; the protein is encoded by the coding sequence ATGAGCAGGGCGCTTGCCGTCTTCCACGGCCGGTTCGGTCGCGCGACGGTCTATCAGTTGAACCGTCCCTTCAACGTGCATGCGCACCGCGAAGGGCATCTGATCTTTCATGTCGGCGGGACGCCGGCGCAGATCGACGTCTCCGAGCAGCGCCTGCTGCTCAAGGACGACACCGTGGTCGCGGTCAACCCGTGGGAACCGCACAATTTTCTGCCGACCGACATGGACCATGGCGCGATCTTTTTCGTGCTCTATGTCAACGCCGAATGGTTCGCGCCGACCGCGAATGCGCAGGGCCTGCGGTTCGGCCGCACCTTCTTTCCCCGCACCGAGACGCTCGACAGACTGATCCGCCGCACCGCAGCACTGGTGTGCGGCGCGCCGTCGCTGCGCAGCCTCGACTGCGAGCTCCGGCAGCTGATCGACTCCTGCTACGAGGAGAGCTGGCAGACGGCGCAGGAGACGCCCGCTGCGGCCGCGGTGACCGATTTCCGGGTCCGCAAGTCGATCAAGCTGATGTCGGAAAGCCCCGGCGCCGAGATCGAGCTCGATGACATTGCGCGCGAGGCGGGCCTGTCGCGGCCGCATTTCTACCGGCTGTTCCGGACGCAAACCGGCGTCACCCCTCACCTCTACATGAACACGCTGATCATGGAGCAGGCGCTGGATGCGCTGGTCGCGACCGAGACACCGATCGCCGATATCGGCTTCGACCTCGGCTTCTCCTCGCAGAGCGGCTTCACCCGCTTCTTCGCCGCCAATGTCGGCATGGCCCCGACCGACTATCGCCGCGCCGCCAAGGTGTTGCGGCCGTAA
- a CDS encoding branched-chain amino acid ABC transporter permease — protein MARFIERHPAWALIVIIAVAVFAWLVFAIWPPGLEAAIGRKRVFLNAVLNGITLGGLYFLVASGFTLIFGLMRNVNLAHGSLYLFGGYIGYAVSTWTGSWILSFIVAFIAVALVGVILQLAVFRRMEGQDLRQTMVTIGLSIVFADLMLWVFGGDFYQVQTPSWLIGPVQLPLLTAIKSSGEPVYLQYPLVRLVIFAASVVIGIAMWLALNRTRIGMIVRAGVDDRDILAATGVRIQLMFVLVFALGAGLAGIAGVVGGTFQSLSPGEDTRFLLASLVVVIVGGMGSIPGAALGAVIIGLAEQLGSVYIPTYAIVVTFLIMVVVLALRPQGLLARR, from the coding sequence ATGGCCAGGTTCATCGAACGCCATCCGGCCTGGGCGCTGATCGTGATCATCGCGGTCGCGGTGTTCGCGTGGCTGGTGTTCGCGATCTGGCCGCCGGGGCTGGAGGCCGCGATCGGCCGCAAGCGCGTGTTCCTCAACGCGGTGCTGAACGGCATCACGCTCGGCGGGCTGTATTTCCTGGTGGCGAGCGGCTTCACGCTGATCTTCGGCCTGATGCGCAACGTCAACCTCGCGCACGGCTCACTCTATCTGTTCGGCGGCTACATCGGCTACGCCGTCAGCACATGGACGGGATCGTGGATCCTCAGCTTCATCGTCGCCTTCATCGCGGTGGCGCTGGTCGGGGTGATCCTGCAGCTCGCCGTGTTCCGCCGCATGGAGGGCCAGGACCTGCGGCAGACTATGGTGACGATCGGGCTGTCGATCGTGTTCGCCGATTTGATGCTGTGGGTGTTCGGCGGCGACTTCTACCAGGTCCAGACCCCGAGCTGGCTGATCGGCCCGGTGCAGCTGCCGCTGCTCACCGCGATCAAATCGTCGGGCGAGCCGGTCTATCTGCAGTACCCGCTGGTGCGGCTCGTGATCTTCGCGGCGTCCGTCGTGATCGGGATCGCGATGTGGCTGGCGCTGAACCGGACGCGAATCGGCATGATCGTCCGCGCCGGCGTCGACGACCGCGATATCCTGGCCGCCACCGGCGTGCGGATCCAGCTCATGTTCGTGCTGGTGTTCGCGCTCGGCGCCGGGCTTGCCGGCATCGCCGGCGTCGTCGGCGGCACCTTCCAGTCGCTGTCGCCCGGCGAGGACACCCGCTTCCTGCTCGCTTCCCTCGTCGTCGTGATCGTCGGCGGCATGGGCTCGATCCCGGGGGCCGCGCTCGGCGCCGTCATCATCGGGCTCGCCGAGCAGCTCGGCTCGGTCTACATCCCGACCTACGCCATCGTCGTCACCTTCCTGATCATGGTCGTGGTGCTGGCGCTGCGGCCGCAGGGCCTGCTCGCGAGGCGATAA
- a CDS encoding branched-chain amino acid ABC transporter permease: protein MSLLQSTQLRPDPSANATRRALIRAWPELQNPAAWLVALILVIMPLIANGFFLIEIFATTLILGIIALSLMFLAGYGGMVSLMQLTIAGFAGYMVAVFGMSGNANISLGWPWWLATPMALALATLFGTLGGALAVRTEGIYTIMITLAIGAAFYYFTNQNWAIFNGHTGINTVATPHFWGVDWRADIAFYYVTLGVAAICYFAVQYVSRAPFGLALQGVRDNSRRMAALGFNPNAHRIAAYAFAAFIAALGGVLQVWNYRQISPGSVSVGACIDVLIIAIVGGITRPIGPFIGALIFVLLRTFALDVLIKFGLDGNRFRLLIGLGFLAIVFWSSDGVIGLWERWRRRTTSATQHPGGGRHG, encoded by the coding sequence ATGTCGTTGCTCCAGAGCACCCAGCTCCGCCCCGACCCGTCCGCCAACGCGACGCGCCGCGCCTTGATCCGCGCCTGGCCCGAACTGCAGAACCCGGCAGCGTGGCTGGTCGCGCTGATCCTCGTGATCATGCCGCTGATCGCCAACGGCTTCTTCCTGATCGAGATCTTCGCCACCACGCTGATCCTCGGCATCATCGCGCTCAGCCTGATGTTCCTGGCCGGCTATGGCGGCATGGTCAGCCTGATGCAGCTGACGATCGCGGGCTTCGCCGGCTACATGGTCGCGGTGTTCGGCATGAGCGGCAACGCCAATATCAGCCTGGGCTGGCCGTGGTGGCTCGCAACGCCGATGGCGCTGGCGCTGGCGACGCTGTTCGGCACGCTCGGCGGCGCGCTCGCGGTGCGCACCGAGGGCATCTACACCATCATGATCACGCTGGCGATCGGCGCGGCGTTCTACTACTTCACCAACCAGAACTGGGCGATCTTCAACGGCCACACCGGCATCAACACCGTCGCGACGCCGCATTTCTGGGGCGTCGACTGGCGCGCCGACATCGCCTTCTACTATGTGACGCTCGGCGTCGCCGCGATCTGCTACTTCGCCGTCCAGTATGTCTCGCGCGCGCCGTTCGGCCTCGCGCTGCAGGGCGTGCGCGACAATTCCCGCCGCATGGCCGCGCTCGGCTTCAACCCCAATGCGCACCGCATCGCGGCCTACGCCTTCGCCGCCTTCATCGCCGCGCTCGGCGGCGTGCTGCAGGTCTGGAACTACCGCCAGATCTCGCCCGGCTCGGTCAGCGTCGGCGCCTGCATCGACGTCTTGATCATCGCCATAGTCGGCGGCATCACGCGGCCGATCGGCCCATTCATCGGCGCACTGATCTTCGTGCTGCTGCGCACCTTTGCGCTCGACGTGTTGATCAAGTTCGGGCTCGACGGCAACCGCTTCCGGCTGCTGATCGGACTCGGCTTCCTCGCCATCGTGTTCTGGTCGTCGGACGGCGTGATCGGCCTCTGGGAACGCTGGCGCCGCCGCACCACCTCCGCGACGCAACATCCAGGCGGAGGCCGCCATGGATAG
- a CDS encoding ABC transporter ATP-binding protein, protein MDSVAQRLSVVGAGAALELRGVTRLFGALAALTDVTITVRPGERRAVLGSNGAGKTTLFNCITGDFPPSSGTIRFFGEDITQFPPYERIRRGLRRTYQISALFPGLTVQDNVYLACRGVSRGRFSFLRPGQNDALVHATETLVQAVHLAGVKDQRVAELAHGQQRQLEIALALAGAPRFILFDEPAAGLSPTERRELIEILTSLPAHIGYIIIEHDMDVALRVVESVTMMHNGRIFKEGLPREIESDPEVQQLYLGGGHE, encoded by the coding sequence ATGGATAGCGTCGCGCAGCGGCTGTCCGTGGTCGGCGCCGGTGCTGCGCTGGAGCTGCGTGGCGTGACGCGGCTGTTCGGCGCGCTGGCGGCGCTCACCGACGTCACCATCACCGTGCGTCCCGGCGAGCGCCGCGCCGTGCTCGGCTCGAACGGCGCCGGCAAGACCACGCTGTTCAACTGCATCACTGGCGACTTCCCGCCCTCCTCCGGCACGATCCGCTTCTTCGGCGAGGACATCACCCAGTTCCCGCCCTATGAGCGCATCCGGCGCGGGTTGCGCCGTACCTACCAGATCTCGGCGCTGTTCCCCGGGCTCACCGTGCAGGACAACGTCTACCTCGCCTGCCGCGGCGTCTCGCGCGGCCGCTTCTCGTTCCTCCGTCCCGGACAGAACGATGCGCTGGTGCACGCGACCGAAACACTGGTGCAGGCGGTGCACCTCGCCGGCGTCAAGGACCAGCGCGTCGCCGAGCTCGCACATGGCCAGCAGCGCCAGCTCGAGATCGCGCTGGCGCTGGCCGGCGCCCCGCGCTTCATCCTGTTCGACGAACCGGCGGCAGGACTGTCGCCGACCGAGCGGCGCGAGCTGATCGAGATCCTGACCTCGCTGCCGGCCCATATCGGCTACATCATCATCGAGCACGACATGGACGTCGCGCTGCGCGTCGTCGAAAGCGTGACGATGATGCACAACGGCCGCATCTTCAAGGAAGGCCTGCCGCGCGAGATCGAATCCGATCCCGAGGTGCAGCAGCTTTATCTCGGAGGCGGCCATGAGTGA
- a CDS encoding ABC transporter permease, translating into MSDRRPVPALEVKGLDVYYGHSHALQGVDLTLDTGVFSVVGRNGMGKTTLCKAIMGLVRASAGSIRIRGEEVTRLNPARIARLGVGYVPQGRRLWRSLTVDEHLALAGGLRRGAWTIERIYDTFPRLAERKNNGGNQLSGGEQQMLAIARALLTNPQLLIMDEPTEGLAPVIVAQVEEMLLRLGDEGDISVLVIEQNIGVATAVSRNVAIMVNGRINRIIDSARLATDRELQQRLLGVGTHGADVTEAEAAPAKAEAAGTPQPERKGPARIYVSNPVLPTRWSQPVPIARIESAARTQSAAVTRLEETTRTRREPAASRTSGPPIVLVVGTLDTKGAELRFIRDIIAGIGLRTRLVDVSTSGKATSCDVTAQEIALNHGRGGAGVFGADRGASVTAMAEAFERWLRRQGNIAGIISAGGSGGASLVAPGMRALPIGVPKLIISSVASGDVGPYVGPADITMMYSVTDVQGLNSISRTVLGNGANALIGMVKARLDQQTGKQRDTPANLPAIGITMFGVTTRAVQKIAADLREDFECLVFHATGVGGRSMEKLVESGQLAGVIDLTTTEVCDLLMGGVFPATDDRFGAIIRSRVPYVGSVGALDMANFGAPDTIPERYRQRKFHVHNPQVTLMRTTPEENERIGRWIGERLNQMDGPVRFFLPEGGVSALDAPGQPFWDPDADAALFGALERTVRQTSNRQIIRIKRNINDPEFTAAIVSAFRPLLGRAGSRRRVAR; encoded by the coding sequence ATGAGTGACCGCCGCCCCGTCCCTGCCCTCGAGGTCAAGGGCCTCGACGTCTATTACGGCCATTCGCATGCGCTGCAAGGTGTCGACCTCACGCTCGACACCGGCGTGTTCTCCGTGGTCGGCCGCAACGGCATGGGCAAGACCACGCTTTGTAAGGCGATCATGGGCCTGGTGCGCGCCAGCGCCGGCTCGATCCGGATTCGCGGCGAGGAGGTCACGCGGCTCAATCCGGCGCGGATCGCCCGGCTCGGCGTCGGCTATGTGCCGCAGGGCCGGCGGCTGTGGCGCTCGCTCACCGTCGACGAACACCTTGCGCTGGCCGGCGGCCTGCGTCGCGGCGCCTGGACCATCGAGCGCATCTACGACACCTTTCCGCGCCTCGCCGAGCGCAAGAATAACGGCGGCAACCAGCTCTCCGGCGGCGAGCAACAGATGCTCGCGATTGCGCGCGCACTGCTGACCAATCCGCAACTTCTGATCATGGACGAGCCGACCGAAGGCCTCGCGCCCGTCATCGTCGCGCAGGTCGAGGAGATGCTGCTGCGGCTCGGCGACGAAGGCGACATCTCCGTCCTGGTCATCGAACAGAACATCGGCGTGGCGACGGCGGTGTCGCGCAACGTCGCCATCATGGTCAACGGCCGGATCAATCGCATCATCGACTCCGCACGTCTCGCCACCGATCGCGAGCTGCAGCAGCGGCTGCTCGGCGTCGGCACCCACGGCGCGGATGTGACAGAGGCCGAGGCCGCGCCGGCAAAGGCCGAAGCCGCCGGCACGCCGCAGCCGGAACGCAAGGGGCCGGCTCGTATCTACGTCTCCAATCCCGTGCTGCCGACGCGCTGGTCGCAGCCGGTGCCGATCGCCCGCATCGAGTCAGCCGCAAGGACACAGTCCGCTGCCGTCACCCGGCTTGAAGAGACAACCCGCACCCGGCGCGAACCGGCAGCATCCAGGACGTCGGGGCCACCGATCGTGCTGGTCGTCGGCACGCTCGACACCAAGGGTGCGGAGCTACGGTTCATTCGCGACATCATTGCTGGCATTGGCCTGCGCACCCGTCTGGTCGACGTCTCGACCAGCGGCAAGGCGACGAGCTGCGACGTCACCGCGCAGGAGATCGCGCTGAACCACGGCCGCGGCGGCGCGGGCGTATTCGGCGCCGATCGCGGCGCCTCGGTGACGGCGATGGCCGAGGCATTCGAGCGCTGGCTGCGCCGCCAGGGCAATATCGCCGGCATCATTTCGGCCGGTGGCTCGGGCGGCGCGTCCCTGGTCGCACCCGGCATGCGCGCACTTCCGATCGGGGTGCCCAAGCTCATCATCTCCTCGGTTGCCTCCGGCGACGTCGGCCCTTATGTCGGTCCTGCCGACATCACCATGATGTATTCGGTGACCGACGTGCAGGGCCTCAACTCGATCTCCCGTACCGTGCTCGGCAATGGCGCCAATGCGCTGATCGGCATGGTGAAGGCGCGGCTCGATCAGCAGACCGGCAAGCAGCGCGACACCCCTGCCAATCTTCCCGCGATCGGCATCACCATGTTCGGCGTCACCACGCGGGCCGTGCAGAAGATCGCGGCCGACCTGCGCGAGGATTTCGAGTGCCTGGTGTTCCACGCCACTGGCGTCGGCGGCCGCTCGATGGAGAAGCTGGTCGAGTCCGGCCAGCTCGCCGGCGTCATCGACCTCACCACGACCGAGGTCTGCGACCTGCTGATGGGCGGCGTGTTCCCGGCGACCGACGACCGCTTCGGCGCCATCATCCGCAGCCGCGTGCCCTATGTCGGCTCGGTCGGCGCGCTTGATATGGCGAACTTCGGTGCACCCGACACCATTCCGGAGCGCTACCGGCAGCGCAAATTCCACGTCCACAATCCGCAAGTCACCTTGATGCGGACCACGCCGGAAGAGAACGAGCGCATCGGCCGCTGGATCGGCGAACGCCTCAACCAGATGGATGGGCCGGTGCGCTTCTTCCTGCCCGAAGGCGGCGTCTCCGCGCTCGATGCACCGGGCCAGCCGTTCTGGGACCCGGATGCCGACGCTGCGCTGTTTGGCGCGCTGGAGCGCACCGTGCGCCAGACCAGCAACCGCCAGATCATTCGCATCAAGCGCAACATCAACGATCCCGAGTTCACCGCCGCCATCGTCAGCGCATTCCGTCCGCTGCTCGGACGCGCCGGTAGCAGGCGGAGAGTGGCGAGGTGA
- a CDS encoding phosphoenolpyruvate hydrolase family protein — MPRFERTALLKKFHAMIARGEPIVGGGAGTGLSAKCEEAGGVDLIVIYNSGRYRMAGRGSLAGLMPYGDANAIVVEMAGEVLPVVTRTPVLAGVNGTDPFRDMDVFLDQLKAIGFAGVQNFPTVGLIDGTFRTNLEETGMSYALEIDMISKAHEKDMLTTPYVFSEQEAAAMAIAGADIIVCHMGLTTGGTIGAQTAPKLADCPARIEAWAEAALSVNSDIIVLAHGGPIADPADADFIMKQTRNCHGFYGASSMERLPVERALTDQVRKFKAIGAR; from the coding sequence ATGCCCAGGTTTGAACGCACGGCGCTGTTGAAGAAGTTTCACGCCATGATCGCGCGCGGCGAGCCGATCGTCGGTGGCGGCGCCGGCACCGGACTGTCGGCGAAATGCGAGGAGGCCGGCGGCGTCGACCTGATCGTGATCTACAATTCCGGCCGCTATCGCATGGCGGGCCGCGGCTCGCTCGCCGGACTGATGCCCTACGGCGACGCCAACGCCATCGTCGTCGAAATGGCCGGCGAGGTGCTGCCGGTCGTGACCAGGACGCCGGTGCTCGCCGGCGTCAATGGCACCGATCCGTTCCGCGACATGGACGTGTTCCTCGACCAGCTCAAGGCAATCGGCTTTGCCGGCGTGCAGAATTTTCCGACCGTCGGCTTGATCGACGGCACCTTCCGCACCAATCTCGAAGAGACCGGGATGTCCTACGCGCTCGAGATCGACATGATCTCGAAGGCGCATGAGAAGGACATGCTGACCACGCCCTATGTGTTCAGCGAGCAGGAGGCCGCCGCAATGGCGATTGCAGGCGCCGACATCATCGTCTGCCATATGGGCTTGACCACCGGCGGCACGATCGGCGCGCAGACTGCGCCAAAGCTTGCCGACTGCCCGGCCCGCATCGAGGCCTGGGCCGAGGCCGCGCTCAGCGTCAATTCCGACATCATCGTGCTCGCGCATGGCGGTCCGATCGCGGACCCCGCGGATGCCGATTTCATCATGAAGCAGACCCGCAACTGTCACGGCTTCTACGGCGCCTCCTCGATGGAGCGCCTGCCGGTCGAGCGGGCACTGACGGATCAGGTTCGCAAATTCAAGGCGATCGGCGCGCGCTAA
- a CDS encoding flotillin family protein, producing the protein MSGMLAGELILWLIVAIVAIVIIVYVVNWLYHRSSKETSFVRTGFLGERVVINGGAFVLPFIHDTTPVNMNVLPMGIVRSRQDAVITRDRMRVDIEADFYVRVQATREAVSIAAATLGRRTMEPQQLHTLLSGKFISAIRSVASEMTMEQMHEQRGDYVARVKANAAEALAQNGLELESVAITDLDQTDLEYFNPSNRFDAEGLTRLMEDIEAKRKLRNDIEQDSMIKIRSRNLEAERQALDIERESETARLEQERDIEMRRALQRTEVARERALRETEAEQAQITAREAIEKARIANEQAITEARIASERETRHREIERTRAVEERELLAREEIEKARIANQRSVDTTRIASEREVRQREIERMRTVEEAEIAARESIEKARIQQDRVVTDARIANEEETRRREIERTRAVEEAEIAAREATEKARIAQTMTVNVERISSDERTRALEIQQVRTIQEAEIEAQKSVEAARITREKTLAAERIAADHTTRKLEIERNQAIEIAGITARDATEGSRIAQEEHVRALEIARTRAIEEADIASRESIEAARISQEKSVAAQRIRAERETRALEIERTGAIEAAELKRRDAIERQRIDVELALESERITSSRTREVLNIDQKRAIELADEERVIALAAKRSERIDADRQVKQAEITARKEVETTDVTREQALEAARIARRRSIEQLEVARNQSLQEAEIAAREEVERARIASDRGLDEARIGRERELRKLEVNREKDVETALMEKAIALHQKSLEESAARAAAEDARVHATEAAERVVTARESEIAKRRKTVEVLLAEKQAEETRIAAGAERVRATVEAEAQRLLNEAENVLTDQARYSLFRRKLLDRIEGIVRESVKPMEKIEGIRILQVDGLNGNGQGGGSGRSATDEVIDSALRYRVQAPLIDSILSDIGVEGGSLAKMPGLIREARDMQGIKDSARKSGGEAKPAAPEGGGEPPRPERTPRKKD; encoded by the coding sequence ATGTCGGGGATGCTAGCAGGTGAATTGATCCTCTGGCTCATCGTCGCAATCGTCGCGATCGTCATCATCGTCTATGTGGTGAACTGGCTCTACCACCGCTCGTCGAAGGAAACCTCCTTCGTCCGGACCGGCTTCCTCGGCGAACGGGTGGTGATCAACGGCGGCGCTTTCGTACTGCCGTTCATCCACGACACCACGCCGGTCAACATGAACGTGCTGCCGATGGGGATCGTGCGCTCCAGGCAGGACGCCGTGATCACCCGCGACCGCATGCGCGTCGATATCGAGGCCGACTTCTACGTCCGGGTACAAGCGACCCGCGAAGCCGTCTCGATCGCGGCCGCAACGCTCGGCCGCCGCACCATGGAACCCCAACAGCTGCACACCCTGCTCTCGGGCAAGTTCATCTCCGCGATCCGCTCGGTTGCTTCCGAGATGACGATGGAGCAAATGCACGAGCAGCGCGGCGACTATGTCGCCCGCGTCAAGGCCAACGCCGCCGAAGCGCTGGCGCAAAACGGCCTCGAACTGGAATCGGTCGCGATCACCGATCTCGACCAGACCGACCTCGAATATTTCAACCCTTCGAACCGCTTCGACGCCGAGGGCCTGACCCGCCTGATGGAGGACATCGAGGCCAAGCGCAAGCTGCGCAACGACATCGAGCAGGACTCGATGATCAAGATCCGCTCCCGCAACCTCGAGGCCGAGCGGCAGGCGCTGGACATCGAGCGCGAGAGCGAGACCGCCCGCCTCGAGCAGGAGCGCGATATCGAGATGCGCCGCGCCCTGCAGCGCACCGAAGTCGCCCGCGAGCGCGCGCTGCGCGAGACTGAGGCCGAACAGGCCCAGATCACCGCACGCGAAGCCATCGAGAAGGCGCGCATCGCCAACGAGCAGGCCATCACCGAGGCCCGGATCGCCTCCGAGCGCGAGACCCGGCACCGGGAGATCGAGCGCACCCGCGCGGTGGAAGAGCGGGAATTGCTGGCACGCGAGGAGATCGAGAAGGCCAGGATCGCCAACCAGCGCTCCGTCGACACCACCCGCATCGCCTCCGAACGCGAGGTCCGCCAGCGCGAGATCGAGCGGATGCGCACCGTGGAGGAGGCCGAGATCGCCGCCCGCGAGTCGATCGAAAAGGCCCGCATCCAGCAGGACCGCGTCGTCACCGATGCCCGCATCGCCAATGAGGAAGAAACCCGCCGCCGCGAGATCGAACGGACCCGCGCCGTCGAGGAAGCTGAAATCGCGGCCCGCGAAGCCACCGAGAAGGCGCGCATTGCCCAGACCATGACGGTCAATGTCGAGCGCATCTCCTCCGACGAGCGCACCCGCGCGCTGGAGATCCAGCAGGTGCGCACCATCCAGGAGGCCGAGATCGAGGCGCAGAAGTCGGTTGAGGCCGCCCGCATCACCAGAGAGAAGACGCTGGCCGCCGAGCGCATCGCCGCCGATCACACCACGCGCAAGCTCGAGATCGAGCGCAACCAGGCGATCGAGATCGCCGGGATCACGGCACGCGACGCCACCGAGGGGTCCCGGATCGCGCAGGAGGAACATGTCCGGGCGCTGGAAATCGCGCGCACCCGCGCGATCGAGGAGGCCGACATCGCCTCGCGCGAATCGATCGAGGCGGCCCGCATTTCGCAGGAGAAGTCGGTCGCCGCGCAGCGCATCCGCGCCGAACGCGAGACCCGCGCGCTCGAGATCGAGCGCACTGGGGCAATCGAGGCCGCCGAGCTGAAGCGCCGTGACGCGATCGAGCGGCAGCGCATCGACGTCGAGCTGGCGCTGGAGAGCGAGCGGATCACCTCCTCCCGGACTCGCGAGGTGCTCAACATCGACCAGAAGCGGGCGATCGAGCTCGCCGACGAGGAACGCGTGATCGCGCTCGCCGCCAAGCGCTCGGAGCGCATCGACGCCGACCGCCAGGTCAAGCAGGCCGAGATCACGGCCCGCAAGGAGGTCGAGACCACCGACGTGACCCGCGAGCAGGCGCTGGAGGCCGCGCGGATCGCTCGGCGCCGCTCCATCGAGCAACTCGAAGTCGCTCGCAACCAGTCGTTGCAGGAGGCCGAGATCGCTGCGCGCGAGGAGGTCGAACGCGCGCGCATTGCGTCGGACCGCGGCCTCGACGAGGCCCGGATCGGCCGCGAGCGCGAGCTGCGCAAGCTCGAGGTGAACCGTGAGAAGGACGTCGAGACCGCGCTGATGGAGAAGGCGATCGCGCTGCATCAGAAGTCGCTGGAGGAATCCGCGGCGCGCGCGGCGGCTGAGGACGCGAGGGTGCACGCCACGGAGGCGGCCGAGCGCGTGGTCACCGCGCGCGAGAGCGAAATCGCCAAACGGCGCAAGACCGTCGAGGTGCTGCTGGCCGAGAAGCAGGCCGAGGAAACCAGGATCGCGGCCGGGGCCGAACGGGTTCGCGCCACGGTGGAGGCCGAGGCGCAGCGGCTGCTCAACGAGGCCGAGAATGTGCTGACCGACCAGGCGCGCTACTCGCTGTTCCGCCGCAAGCTGCTCGACCGGATCGAGGGCATCGTGCGCGAGAGCGTCAAGCCGATGGAGAAGATCGAGGGCATCCGCATCCTCCAGGTCGACGGCCTCAACGGCAACGGCCAAGGCGGCGGCTCCGGCCGCAGCGCCACCGACGAAGTGATCGATTCGGCGCTGCGCTACCGCGTGCAGGCGCCGCTGATCGACTCGATCCTCTCGGATATCGGCGTCGAAGGCGGCAGCCTGGCAAAAATGCCCGGCCTGATCCGCGAGGCGCGCGACATGCAGGGCATCAAGGACTCTGCACGCAAGAGCGGCGGTGAGGCCAAGCCGGCGGCGCCCGAGGGCGGCGGCGAACCACCGCGCCCTGAGCGCACGCCGCGCAAGAAGGACTGA
- a CDS encoding SRPBCC family protein: MARVYVSTVVNARNDRVWARVRDFNGLPNWHPAIAESRIEGGEPSDKIGCIRDFRLRNGDRIREKLLGLSDYDMFCTYSILESPMGVENYVATLRLTPVTDGDQTFMEWTAEFDCAPEHETELVNNIGGGVFQGGFDALKRAFGG, translated from the coding sequence ATGGCACGGGTTTATGTCTCCACCGTCGTCAACGCCCGCAACGACCGGGTCTGGGCCCGGGTGCGCGATTTCAACGGGCTGCCAAACTGGCATCCCGCGATCGCCGAAAGCCGGATCGAGGGCGGCGAGCCCTCCGACAAGATCGGCTGCATCAGGGACTTCCGCCTCCGCAACGGCGATCGGATCAGGGAGAAGCTGCTGGGCCTGTCCGACTACGACATGTTTTGCACCTATTCGATCCTGGAATCGCCGATGGGCGTCGAGAACTATGTCGCGACGCTGCGGCTCACGCCGGTCACCGATGGGGACCAAACGTTCATGGAATGGACGGCCGAATTCGACTGCGCGCCGGAGCACGAGACCGAGCTCGTCAACAATATCGGCGGCGGTGTGTTCCAGGGCGGGTTCGACGCGCTGAAGCGGGCATTCGGGGGCTGA
- a CDS encoding SRPBCC family protein, translating into MPHIVKSTILDAPTDAVWAVLRDFNGHDRWHPAVATSGIERAQPSDKIGCVRRFKLKDGAELREQLLALSDLEQSFSYCLLDTPIPMFNYVAHVRLLPVTDGDRTFWHWESRFTTRTDDRDRITHMVSEDIYQAGFEAIRRHLKEAA; encoded by the coding sequence GTGCCGCACATCGTCAAAAGCACGATCCTGGATGCACCGACCGACGCGGTCTGGGCCGTGCTGCGCGATTTCAACGGCCATGACCGCTGGCATCCGGCGGTCGCGACCAGCGGCATCGAGCGCGCGCAGCCCTCGGACAAGATCGGCTGCGTCAGGCGCTTCAAGCTGAAGGACGGCGCCGAGCTGCGCGAGCAGCTGCTGGCGCTGTCCGACCTCGAACAATCGTTCAGCTACTGCCTGCTCGATACGCCGATCCCGATGTTCAACTATGTCGCGCATGTCCGCCTGCTGCCGGTCACCGATGGCGATCGCACCTTCTGGCACTGGGAATCGCGTTTCACGACGCGGACCGACGACCGGGATCGCATCACGCATATGGTTTCGGAAGACATCTACCAGGCCGGCTTCGAAGCCATCCGCCGGCACCTGAAGGAGGCCGCGTAA